The Corylus avellana chromosome ca8, CavTom2PMs-1.0 genome has a segment encoding these proteins:
- the LOC132190150 gene encoding peptidyl-prolyl cis-trans isomerase FKBP18, chloroplastic isoform X1 encodes MASVRSFDKWTVDHRHLLQPSAKPTANQAQCPKQVVFPIPISRRSAILISSLPFSLISHSPPSEARERRKKKAIPLEDYLTSPDGLKYYDVVEGKGPVAEKGSTVQVHFDCMYRGITAVSSRESKLLAGNRSISQPYEFKVGAPPGKERKREFVDNPNGLFSAQAAPKPPAAMYSITEGMKVGGKRTVLVPPEAGYGQKGMNEIPPGSTFELNIELLQVVLPA; translated from the exons ATGGCTTCGGTTAGGAGCTTCGACAAATGGACCGTTGATCATCGTCATCTTCTTCAACCCTCTGCAAAACCCACCGCAAACCAAGCACAGTGTCCAAAGCAGGTTGTTTTTCCAATACCCATTTCGAGAAGGTCCGCAATTCTGATTTCTTCTCTGCCTTTCAGCCTCATTTCGCACTCTCCACCATCAGAGGCCAGAGAGCGACGCAAAAAGAAGGCCATCCCTCTTGAAGACTACCTCACTAGCC CTGATGGCTTAAAATACTATGACGTGGTTGAGGGAAAGGGTCCAGTAGCTGAAAAAGGATCAACAGTTCAG GTGCACTTTGACTGTATGTACCGTGGGATTACGGCTGTGTCAAGTCGAGAATCTAAACTCTTAGCCGGAAATCGTAGTATCTCCCAG CCATACGAGTTCAAAGTTGGAGCTCCTCCAGGCAAAGAAAGGAAGCGTGAATTTGTAGACAACCCAAATGGTTTGTTTTCTGCACAGGCAGCACCAAAACCGCCGGCGGCTATGTACTCAATAACCGAAGGGATGAAAGTAGGGGGAAAG CGAACTGTGCTTGTTCCTCCAGAGGCTGGATATGGCCAAAAGGGAATGAACGAGATCCCA CCTGGATCTACATTTGAACTAAATATTGAGCTTTTGCAAGTAGTACTCCCTGCTTGA
- the LOC132190150 gene encoding peptidyl-prolyl cis-trans isomerase FKBP18, chloroplastic isoform X2, whose product MASVRSFDKWTVDHRHLLQPSAKPTANQAQCPKQVVFPIPISRRSAILISSLPFSLISHSPPSEARERRKKKAIPLEDYLTSPDGLKYYDVVEGKGPVAEKGSTVQVHFDCMYRGITAVSSRESKLLAGNRSISQPYEFKVGAPPGKERKREFVDNPNGLFSAQAAPKPPAAMYSITEGMKVGGKRTVLVPPEAGYGQKGMNEIPKVKVNKVAKKKKRLYI is encoded by the exons ATGGCTTCGGTTAGGAGCTTCGACAAATGGACCGTTGATCATCGTCATCTTCTTCAACCCTCTGCAAAACCCACCGCAAACCAAGCACAGTGTCCAAAGCAGGTTGTTTTTCCAATACCCATTTCGAGAAGGTCCGCAATTCTGATTTCTTCTCTGCCTTTCAGCCTCATTTCGCACTCTCCACCATCAGAGGCCAGAGAGCGACGCAAAAAGAAGGCCATCCCTCTTGAAGACTACCTCACTAGCC CTGATGGCTTAAAATACTATGACGTGGTTGAGGGAAAGGGTCCAGTAGCTGAAAAAGGATCAACAGTTCAG GTGCACTTTGACTGTATGTACCGTGGGATTACGGCTGTGTCAAGTCGAGAATCTAAACTCTTAGCCGGAAATCGTAGTATCTCCCAG CCATACGAGTTCAAAGTTGGAGCTCCTCCAGGCAAAGAAAGGAAGCGTGAATTTGTAGACAACCCAAATGGTTTGTTTTCTGCACAGGCAGCACCAAAACCGCCGGCGGCTATGTACTCAATAACCGAAGGGATGAAAGTAGGGGGAAAG CGAACTGTGCTTGTTCCTCCAGAGGCTGGATATGGCCAAAAGGGAATGAACGAGATCCCA AAAGTAAAAGTGAACAaagtagcaaaaaaaaaaaaaaggttatatatatga